A part of Desulfobacter sp. genomic DNA contains:
- a CDS encoding CBS domain-containing protein, translating into MIIKDWMSNPPITIDRDDTLMEADKLLRTRLISMVPVMKGDQIAGIVTDGDLKKAMPSEATTLDKFEMRSLMDSIKIQTIMSKRLVTIPWNHTVDEAAGLMLSNGISGLPVMGRDGHIVGVITKSDIFRCFVSFTGVAANGQIFAFKLRDRPRAIKKILDAITAAGGRLASVLTSYDDIEQGFKKLFVHAYDLDPEQFSRLAGVFHESGQLEYVADPPKDYRKLI; encoded by the coding sequence ATGATAATCAAAGACTGGATGAGCAATCCCCCCATCACCATTGACCGGGACGATACCCTTATGGAAGCAGACAAACTGCTGCGCACCCGGCTTATCTCCATGGTACCGGTGATGAAAGGGGACCAAATCGCAGGTATCGTCACCGACGGGGACCTGAAAAAAGCCATGCCCTCGGAGGCCACCACCCTGGACAAATTTGAAATGCGCAGCCTGATGGATTCCATCAAGATCCAAACCATTATGTCCAAGCGTCTGGTCACGATTCCCTGGAACCATACCGTTGACGAAGCCGCAGGCCTCATGCTGTCCAACGGAATCTCCGGCTTGCCCGTCATGGGACGGGACGGCCACATCGTCGGCGTCATAACCAAGAGCGATATCTTCAGATGCTTTGTTTCCTTTACCGGGGTGGCCGCCAACGGACAGATTTTCGCTTTTAAACTCAGGGACCGGCCCCGGGCCATCAAAAAGATTCTGGACGCCATCACCGCCGCCGGCGGCCGCCTTGCCAGTGTTCTCACCTCTTATGATGATATTGAACAGGGCTTTAAAAAGCTCTTTGTCCATGCTTACGACCTTGACCCCGAACAGTTCAGCCGCCTGGCCGGGGTATTCCATGAATCCGGCCAGCTGGAGTATGTGGCCGACCCGCCAAAGGATTACAGGAAATTGATATAA
- a CDS encoding universal stress protein, which translates to MNENTLLVAVDGEEKSMKTIQYISSFRPYRDKVVVLLNVMNRVPEYYYDLCSEAFSRDSVVRSLAWESGARKRMEFFMKKARVKLIACGFPPERVRIEIRDRNRGVARDILDEARKGYHGLVLRRRGMAKAVLPVPLGSVSTKLIEEAVDVPLILAGVRELTHTLFLAVDGSAGSERAVAFAARTLQGSGCRFVLGSVIRDFCGPCDGSREWEANGAAIVEKAQAYASKVLLDAGFRDNRITRRVIKGGKSRAGAIVETALADDCDTIVLGRKGMSTVSDFNIGRVPWKVVHGARKMTVWMIP; encoded by the coding sequence ATGAATGAAAATACATTGCTTGTAGCCGTTGACGGTGAAGAAAAATCCATGAAAACCATTCAATATATATCATCCTTCAGGCCCTACCGGGATAAGGTCGTCGTCCTGTTAAACGTGATGAATCGGGTGCCGGAATACTATTATGACCTGTGCTCAGAGGCCTTCAGCCGGGATTCGGTCGTCCGGAGTCTGGCCTGGGAGAGCGGAGCCCGAAAACGGATGGAATTTTTTATGAAAAAGGCCCGGGTTAAACTGATTGCCTGCGGATTCCCCCCCGAGCGGGTCCGCATAGAGATCCGGGACCGGAACCGGGGCGTTGCCCGGGATATTCTGGACGAGGCCAGGAAGGGATATCATGGCCTGGTGCTCCGGCGGCGGGGGATGGCAAAAGCGGTTCTTCCGGTTCCCCTGGGAAGTGTGTCCACCAAACTCATTGAAGAGGCCGTGGATGTCCCCCTGATTTTAGCCGGGGTCCGGGAGCTGACCCATACCCTGTTCCTGGCCGTTGACGGCTCAGCCGGGTCGGAGCGGGCCGTTGCGTTTGCCGCCCGGACCCTGCAGGGGTCGGGGTGCCGATTTGTGCTGGGCTCGGTGATCAGGGATTTCTGCGGGCCCTGTGACGGCAGCCGGGAATGGGAGGCCAATGGGGCGGCCATTGTGGAGAAGGCCCAGGCGTACGCCAGTAAGGTACTTCTGGATGCCGGGTTCCGGGACAATCGTATTACCCGGAGGGTGATAAAAGGGGGAAAAAGCAGGGCCGGCGCAATCGTTGAAACGGCACTGGCAGATGACTGCGATACCATTGTTCTCGGTCGAAAGGGAATGTCAACGGTATCTGATTTTAATATCGGCAGGGTGCCCTGGAAAGTGGTGCACGGGGCAAGGAAAATGACGGTGTGGATGATTCCATAA
- a CDS encoding sigma-54-dependent Fis family transcriptional regulator, which produces MAKILIIDDDDQLRTSFSNLLREEGYDVVSAASGEAGLEIVETTPLDLVILDVRLPGINGIDAFKAIKKIDATLPVIIVTAFGTTETAIEAIKAGAFDYLLKPFDVPEMLAMIIQAVDAGYCMRTPVQVDAEPRTFSQDAIVGQSSGMQKVYKSIGRVAQTDATVLIQGESGTGKELVARAVYQHGIRSDKAFSIINCVAIPENLLESELFGYEKGAFTGAVRRHIGKIEQADGGTVFLDEIGDMPISIQAKILRLLQERCIERLGGDETIPVDVRIIAATNKDLKTAIAEGAFREDLYFRLKVVTIELPPLRKRTGDIQSLTAHYLARFSHELKIDNPGIREDAMDLLCRYEWPGNVRELSNLIQKVLIFNRGNPVSVTDLAQIIRKSPDEKAAFGPDEGDALRQWIRQSLTDPAANHSFEHFVDTASSMAVEEALELSNGNRSQAARLLNISRPTLHAKMDKYGIDTVSSTRILR; this is translated from the coding sequence ATGGCGAAGATTCTCATCATTGACGATGACGACCAGCTGAGAACCAGTTTTTCCAACCTGCTCAGGGAGGAAGGCTACGATGTGGTTTCCGCGGCCTCGGGGGAGGCCGGCCTGGAGATCGTTGAAACCACCCCCCTGGACCTGGTGATCCTGGATGTGCGCCTGCCCGGCATCAACGGCATAGACGCCTTCAAGGCCATTAAGAAAATTGACGCCACTCTGCCGGTGATCATCGTCACGGCCTTTGGCACCACGGAGACGGCCATAGAGGCCATCAAGGCCGGGGCCTTCGATTACCTGCTCAAACCCTTTGACGTGCCGGAGATGCTGGCCATGATCATCCAGGCCGTGGACGCCGGTTACTGCATGCGGACTCCGGTCCAGGTGGATGCCGAACCCAGAACCTTTTCCCAGGATGCCATCGTGGGCCAGAGTTCCGGGATGCAGAAGGTGTACAAATCCATCGGCCGGGTGGCCCAGACCGACGCCACGGTGCTGATCCAGGGCGAATCGGGCACGGGCAAGGAACTGGTGGCCCGTGCCGTCTACCAGCACGGCATCCGGTCGGACAAAGCCTTTTCCATCATCAACTGTGTGGCCATCCCGGAAAATCTGCTGGAGAGCGAGTTGTTCGGCTATGAAAAAGGGGCGTTTACCGGCGCCGTCCGCCGCCACATCGGCAAGATAGAACAGGCCGACGGGGGAACGGTTTTTCTGGACGAAATCGGAGATATGCCCATATCCATCCAGGCAAAGATCCTGAGGCTTCTCCAGGAGCGGTGCATTGAGCGCCTGGGGGGGGACGAAACCATCCCCGTGGATGTTCGGATCATCGCCGCCACCAACAAGGATCTCAAAACCGCCATTGCCGAAGGGGCCTTCCGGGAGGACCTCTACTTCCGGCTCAAGGTGGTGACCATTGAACTGCCGCCCCTGAGGAAACGGACCGGGGATATCCAATCCCTTACCGCCCACTACCTGGCCCGTTTTTCCCATGAATTGAAAATCGATAATCCCGGTATCCGGGAGGATGCCATGGACCTGCTGTGCCGGTATGAATGGCCGGGCAACGTCAGGGAACTCTCCAACCTTATCCAGAAGGTCTTGATCTTCAACCGGGGCAATCCGGTTTCCGTCACCGATCTTGCCCAGATTATCCGTAAATCTCCGGATGAAAAAGCGGCATTCGGCCCGGACGAGGGCGATGCCCTGCGCCAATGGATTCGCCAAAGCCTCACCGATCCGGCGGCCAACCACAGCTTTGAGCATTTTGTGGATACGGCTTCGTCCATGGCCGTGGAAGAGGCCCTGGAACTCTCCAACGGCAACCGCTCCCAGGCGGCCAGGCTCCTGAACATCTCCCGTCCCACCCTCCATGCCAAAATGGACAAATACGGGATCGATACGGTCTCTTCGACCCGGATTCTTCGTTAG
- a CDS encoding histidine kinase: protein MSLKQRVYLANAVLLGITVMGAVSMIWYTYKTEGLFAGITARHIPVYQAAEALETSLLNQKGYLSYYLLDKNPDWLRQLSGFQSAFQKEMTRAKPLVEEPWEKEALARIEKEYAIYIASKDRVLRLYEKGDPGAGAALHKEVRASFFRIFDLCEKFKTFHKENIDHAVTVSHTDAKRLRYIALLAIVTVVLLSLLINYIFTCHILEPIRKLAEEADRMGAGRPFGNEMAALKNSVHGLIENAEQTHAELKRSRETLMQSEKMALVGKLAAGTAHSIRNPLTSIKMRLFSLGRSGDVSPVQQENINVISNEIGHINKILENFLEFARPPKLTMKLQSPSQVVDNTLRLLEQRLKSYNVTVQIVRRQPLQDILLDSGQLKEALANIIINACEAMDQGGRITITESMETGSAREAAVIRIQDTGPGIPQGMSDQVFNPFFTTKDEGTGLGLSICFNIISEHGGCLCLDSPEGQGACFTITLPAGEVAYGEDSHH, encoded by the coding sequence TTGAGTTTGAAACAGAGGGTATATTTGGCCAATGCCGTTCTGCTGGGGATTACGGTGATGGGTGCCGTGTCCATGATCTGGTACACCTATAAAACCGAAGGCCTTTTTGCCGGCATCACGGCACGGCACATCCCGGTGTACCAGGCCGCCGAAGCCCTTGAAACCTCCCTGCTCAACCAGAAAGGCTATCTTTCCTACTATCTTCTGGACAAGAACCCTGACTGGCTCCGGCAGCTGTCCGGATTCCAGTCGGCGTTCCAGAAGGAAATGACCCGGGCCAAGCCCCTGGTGGAGGAGCCCTGGGAAAAAGAAGCGCTGGCCCGGATCGAAAAGGAGTATGCCATCTATATTGCCTCCAAGGACCGGGTGCTCAGGCTCTATGAAAAGGGGGATCCCGGCGCAGGTGCCGCCCTGCACAAGGAGGTGAGGGCCAGTTTTTTCAGGATATTCGATCTTTGCGAAAAGTTTAAGACCTTCCACAAGGAGAACATTGACCACGCCGTCACCGTCAGCCATACCGATGCCAAGCGGCTGAGGTATATCGCCCTTCTGGCCATCGTCACGGTGGTGCTTTTAAGCCTGCTCATCAACTATATTTTCACCTGCCACATTCTGGAGCCCATCCGGAAACTGGCGGAAGAGGCGGACCGGATGGGGGCGGGGCGGCCCTTTGGCAACGAGATGGCCGCCCTCAAAAACAGCGTCCACGGCCTTATCGAAAATGCCGAGCAGACCCATGCCGAGCTGAAGCGGAGCAGGGAGACCCTGATGCAGTCGGAAAAAATGGCCCTGGTGGGCAAACTGGCCGCAGGCACGGCCCATTCCATCCGGAATCCCCTGACCTCCATTAAAATGCGGCTCTTTTCCCTGGGGCGGTCCGGGGACGTCTCCCCGGTCCAGCAGGAGAATATCAATGTGATTTCCAACGAGATCGGTCATATCAATAAGATTCTGGAAAATTTCCTGGAATTTGCCCGCCCCCCCAAACTGACCATGAAACTGCAGAGTCCTTCACAGGTGGTGGACAATACCCTTCGGCTGCTGGAGCAGCGCCTGAAATCTTACAACGTGACCGTGCAGATTGTCCGCCGGCAGCCGTTGCAGGACATACTGCTGGATTCAGGCCAGCTCAAGGAGGCGCTGGCCAATATTATCATCAATGCCTGCGAAGCCATGGATCAGGGCGGGCGCATTACCATCACCGAATCCATGGAAACGGGCAGCGCCCGGGAGGCGGCGGTGATCCGCATCCAGGATACCGGTCCGGGAATTCCCCAAGGGATGAGTGACCAGGTGTTTAACCCTTTTTTCACCACCAAGGACGAGGGGACGGGATTGGGGTTGAGTATATGTTTCAATATTATCAGCGAACACGGGGGCTGCCTCTGCCTGGACAGCCCGGAGGGGCAGGGGGCCTGTTTCACCATCACCCTGCCCGCAGGGGAGGTGGCCTATGGCGAAGATTCTCATCATTGA
- a CDS encoding response regulator, whose protein sequence is MIRIPVRILIVDDEKDFVEMFSLRLSNQGENVSTAYSGEEALEVLDRTPVDVVMLDIRMPGMDGIETLKKIKAAHPLVEVILLTGHGSTETAVEGMRSGAFDYLMKPADFEEINTKVDNARKRKEEQEERIRKAEVRLLLRRSGDI, encoded by the coding sequence ATGATAAGAATACCGGTTAGAATTCTCATAGTTGACGATGAAAAAGATTTTGTGGAGATGTTTTCCCTGAGGCTGAGCAACCAGGGAGAAAACGTGTCCACGGCTTACAGCGGTGAAGAGGCCCTGGAGGTTCTCGACCGTACCCCCGTGGATGTGGTCATGCTGGATATCCGCATGCCCGGCATGGACGGCATTGAAACCCTGAAAAAAATCAAGGCGGCCCATCCCCTTGTGGAGGTGATCCTGCTCACCGGCCACGGCTCTACCGAAACCGCAGTGGAGGGCATGCGGTCCGGGGCCTTTGACTACCTCATGAAACCCGCGGATTTTGAGGAAATTAATACCAAGGTGGACAATGCCCGGAAGCGCAAGGAAGAGCAGGAAGAACGGATCCGGAAGGCCGAGGTCAGACTCTTGCTCCGCCGCAGCGGTGATATTTGA
- a CDS encoding response regulator — protein MENIKGKTVDKTARVLLVDDEDNYRQSLARRLTRRNLAVAQARDGASCLDFLAKEEIDVVVLDMKMPGMSGMETFRAVHESYPDIQVIFLTGDAAIAEGVAGIKAGAFDYLSKPVEIDHLAGKIRQARALRQLEAARERDRQYKRRMENRMIHTQRLASLGTMSTGIAHEINNPLAVINESAGFMRQVLEGQGQIPDKAMLFKGLEKIEKSVDRARRITHQLLGYVRKKGAGLSKVDIRLLAEDTLGLVKQRTEAKKVSVEWDTASPGEMMMHTDPFQLRQVLINLLENAVDAVSFNGQIRLSLSRSGKAVCLAVGDNGSGIEAGHMERIFDPFFTTKSIDNGSDKGTGLGLFVVHRIMENLGGSISVESRPGRRTQFTVCLPEWHPDKEDIKER, from the coding sequence ATGGAGAACATTAAGGGCAAAACCGTAGACAAGACCGCCCGCGTTCTGCTGGTGGACGATGAGGATAATTACCGCCAGTCCCTGGCCCGGCGCCTGACCCGGCGGAATCTGGCCGTGGCCCAGGCCCGGGACGGGGCTTCCTGCCTGGATTTTCTGGCCAAAGAAGAGATAGATGTGGTGGTGCTTGACATGAAAATGCCGGGCATGTCCGGCATGGAAACCTTCAGGGCTGTCCATGAAAGTTATCCCGACATCCAGGTCATTTTTCTTACCGGCGATGCCGCCATTGCCGAAGGGGTGGCAGGGATAAAGGCCGGGGCCTTTGACTACCTGTCCAAACCCGTGGAGATTGACCATCTGGCCGGAAAAATTCGCCAGGCGAGGGCGTTGCGGCAGCTGGAGGCGGCCCGGGAACGGGACCGGCAGTATAAGCGGCGTATGGAAAACCGGATGATCCACACCCAGCGCCTGGCATCGCTGGGCACCATGTCCACGGGCATTGCCCATGAAATTAATAATCCCCTGGCCGTGATCAATGAATCCGCAGGCTTCATGCGTCAGGTCTTAGAGGGCCAAGGACAGATTCCTGACAAGGCCATGCTTTTTAAGGGGCTTGAAAAGATAGAGAAAAGTGTTGACCGGGCCCGCCGGATCACCCACCAGCTTCTGGGCTATGTGAGGAAAAAGGGGGCCGGGCTTTCAAAGGTGGATATCCGCCTGCTGGCAGAAGATACCCTCGGGCTTGTGAAGCAGAGGACCGAGGCCAAAAAGGTATCCGTTGAGTGGGACACGGCGTCCCCGGGCGAAATGATGATGCACACCGATCCCTTCCAGCTCCGCCAGGTATTGATCAACCTGCTGGAAAACGCCGTGGACGCCGTGTCCTTCAACGGTCAGATCCGCCTTTCCCTCTCAAGATCGGGGAAGGCGGTCTGTCTGGCGGTCGGTGACAACGGATCCGGCATAGAGGCCGGGCACATGGAAAGGATTTTTGATCCCTTTTTCACCACCAAATCCATAGATAACGGTTCGGATAAGGGGACGGGCCTGGGGCTTTTTGTGGTGCACAGGATCATGGAAAACCTCGGGGGCAGCATCAGCGTTGAAAGCCGGCCCGGCAGGAGGACCCAATTTACGGTCTGCCTGCCCGAGTGGCATCCGGATAAAGAGGATATAAAGGAGAGATAA
- a CDS encoding DASS family sodium-coupled anion symporter — translation MIFKTDGFKLAVAVLLGVLVFALPRPEGTRFKISGEGSGELAQAVSQYFSMAPAKEAGSYILEAKAPGSAEARADFLQTHAGTLGLDQVAVDYVDGMSPKAKRFLSVLAVLICLFVIEPIPLEITALLIGASLVILGITDVKGAWGPYMHPVVIFIMCCLIFAIALDKVGLTKRLGYYIIKKAGNSVTRFTFIIAVGLGLASSFMHDAAACAIGIVTMLPLMRAVGIEPNTRTAKFMMLSLPFACSCGGMGTLVGGGRCMVSAAFLKEFTGIEITFFQWIKYCMPAAIICVPAAVFLVYLVYRPDPKFKLPDFDEDLGPMTAAEKKALVIICLAFVTWLTKGLHGVHYSVTGMIGVACLVLFKVLRWRDINDNLEWGTALFIFGGGISLGLAMGYSGAADYFANLFFPLIQGKGWLVLFVGVAVFGALVTNAMANVAAAALILPIVIPMAQLEGVNPMILALGLGMATSFAMLLVIGCPPNAIAYSYKYFKSSDLTRLGLVVTPALLLILVGVVYTWWKVLGLI, via the coding sequence ATGATATTTAAAACAGACGGATTTAAGCTGGCGGTTGCGGTTTTGCTGGGCGTCCTGGTATTTGCACTGCCCAGGCCTGAAGGAACAAGGTTCAAAATATCCGGGGAAGGATCCGGAGAATTGGCCCAGGCCGTTTCCCAGTATTTTTCCATGGCACCGGCAAAGGAGGCCGGCAGTTATATTTTAGAGGCAAAGGCGCCTGGCTCGGCTGAGGCCCGGGCGGATTTCCTTCAGACCCACGCCGGCACCCTGGGGCTGGACCAGGTGGCTGTCGACTATGTGGACGGGATGTCCCCCAAGGCCAAGCGGTTTTTGTCCGTCCTTGCGGTGCTCATCTGCCTCTTTGTCATTGAACCCATTCCCCTGGAAATTACGGCGCTGCTCATCGGGGCCTCTTTGGTCATCCTGGGAATAACGGATGTAAAAGGGGCCTGGGGGCCCTACATGCACCCGGTGGTGATTTTCATCATGTGCTGCCTGATCTTTGCCATTGCCCTGGACAAGGTGGGGCTGACCAAGCGGCTGGGGTATTATATCATCAAGAAGGCGGGCAATTCCGTGACCCGGTTTACATTTATCATCGCCGTGGGGCTGGGGCTGGCCTCGTCCTTTATGCATGATGCCGCCGCCTGCGCCATCGGCATTGTGACCATGCTGCCCCTGATGCGGGCTGTGGGTATAGAGCCCAATACGAGAACGGCCAAATTCATGATGCTTTCCCTGCCTTTTGCCTGCTCCTGCGGGGGGATGGGAACCCTGGTGGGCGGGGGGCGCTGCATGGTGTCCGCAGCGTTCTTAAAAGAATTCACCGGCATAGAAATCACCTTTTTCCAATGGATCAAATACTGCATGCCCGCGGCCATCATCTGCGTGCCCGCCGCCGTATTCCTGGTCTACCTGGTCTATCGGCCCGATCCCAAATTCAAGCTCCCTGATTTTGATGAGGACCTGGGACCCATGACCGCTGCCGAGAAAAAGGCCCTGGTCATCATCTGCCTGGCCTTTGTGACCTGGCTCACCAAGGGGCTCCACGGTGTCCATTATTCCGTCACCGGTATGATCGGGGTGGCCTGCCTGGTTCTGTTCAAGGTGCTCAGGTGGCGGGACATCAACGATAACCTGGAGTGGGGCACGGCCCTGTTTATCTTCGGCGGCGGTATTTCCCTGGGGCTTGCCATGGGGTATTCCGGTGCAGCGGATTATTTTGCCAACCTCTTTTTTCCGCTGATCCAGGGCAAGGGCTGGCTGGTGCTCTTTGTGGGGGTCGCCGTGTTCGGCGCCCTGGTCACCAATGCCATGGCCAATGTGGCGGCCGCCGCCCTGATCCTGCCCATTGTCATCCCCATGGCCCAGCTTGAAGGGGTGAATCCCATGATCCTGGCCCTGGGGCTGGGCATGGCCACCTCATTTGCCATGCTCCTGGTCATCGGCTGCCCCCCCAATGCCATTGCCTATTCCTATAAGTATTTTAAATCCTCGGATCTGACCCGGCTGGGCCTTGTGGTGACGCCGGCCCTTCTGCTAATACTGGTTGGGGTGGTCTACACCTGGTGGAAGGTGCTCGGCCTCATATAG
- a CDS encoding response regulator encodes MKDSTSPCTRLLLVDDEKGYIDILCNRFHRRGIEAVKAYSGTEALRALRRDDFHVMVLDLKMEDMDGIEVLKIVRKMAPELPVIILTGHGSRTAAKDGMALGAFDYLTKPCEFQELMEKISLARNAKIKENGDSSGNDI; translated from the coding sequence ATGAAAGACAGCACTTCCCCCTGTACCCGCCTGCTGCTGGTGGATGATGAAAAAGGGTATATCGACATTTTGTGCAACCGGTTTCACCGCCGGGGCATTGAGGCGGTTAAAGCCTATTCAGGCACCGAGGCACTGCGGGCCCTGCGCAGGGATGATTTCCATGTCATGGTCCTGGACCTGAAAATGGAGGATATGGACGGAATAGAGGTGTTGAAAATTGTCAGGAAAATGGCCCCGGAACTGCCGGTGATCATACTCACCGGCCACGGGTCCCGGACGGCGGCTAAGGACGGGATGGCCCTGGGGGCCTTTGATTACCTCACCAAACCCTGTGAATTTCAGGAGTTGATGGAAAAAATCAGCCTGGCCCGGAATGCGAAAATAAAAGAAAACGGAGACTCAAGCGGAAATGATATTTAA
- a CDS encoding response regulator — MKVLFVDDEKAFLDTLTKRLEKRGMEPAAVYGGSEALAFLAGHGKTDVVVLDVKMPGMDGIETLKAIRAEFPLVEVVMLTGHATVDSAIEGMKLGAFDYLMKPCNLDELVEKLEAAAVKKQAHEEKIMEARFREIAGQRV; from the coding sequence ATGAAAGTTTTATTTGTGGATGATGAAAAGGCATTTCTGGACACGTTGACCAAGCGCCTTGAAAAACGGGGGATGGAACCCGCAGCGGTGTACGGCGGCAGTGAGGCTCTGGCGTTTTTGGCCGGCCACGGCAAAACCGATGTGGTGGTCCTGGATGTGAAAATGCCGGGCATGGACGGCATTGAAACCTTAAAGGCCATCCGGGCGGAATTCCCCCTGGTGGAGGTGGTCATGCTCACCGGGCACGCCACAGTGGATTCGGCCATTGAAGGAATGAAACTGGGGGCCTTCGACTATCTGATGAAACCCTGCAACCTGGACGAACTCGTGGAAAAACTGGAGGCGGCGGCCGTCAAGAAACAAGCCCATGAAGAAAAGATAATGGAGGCCCGGTTCCGGGAAATCGCCGGCCAGAGGGTATAG
- a CDS encoding two-component sensor histidine kinase yields MPDPIIDRKGFYQVVTRKIRLLILLVSFIPMVLTAGILCWRFHLAYSEKVRAHISELVLKHTRNIDAFLAEKLGNIRYLARQFAAISPDAAPEFLSSRLAELRDEYGEVFTDLGVVDAGGTQFAYEGPFRLVNADYSNAGWFLKAMESPYYISDVFAGLRGHPHFILAVKVVCRGRTYILRSTINFAAFNSLVENVSIGETGTAFIVNAEGELQTHPRTGTEISTAAVITDPGIFRTANTVILERGDGRGNTYMYALSLLQTVDWRMVFRQDLRDSLRDLWNAEVLTLIVFVLGCIAIMSVSFTLPRSIVRLIAEADRKNEAMNKQVVESGKLATIGELAAGIAHEINNPVAIMVEEAGWMGDLLEENTGTDLGTTKEFNRAINQIQTQGRRCKDITHKLLSFARKSDASVADIRINDTIREIVSLTAQMAKYNNVAIKTDLAPDLPFIRFSPAELQQVILNLINNAIDAMDREGGTIQISTADTPGDSRFIGIAVRDDGPGIPSHYLDRIFDPFFTTKAVGQGTGLGLSICYGIIRKMGGKIEVESQVGQGTCFFIHLPVENVEEAEPPPKIKTLTYSGDKEDESFICG; encoded by the coding sequence ATGCCGGACCCCATAATCGACAGAAAAGGGTTTTACCAGGTGGTGACGAGGAAGATCAGGCTGCTGATCCTGCTGGTTTCCTTTATTCCCATGGTACTCACTGCAGGAATCCTCTGCTGGCGGTTCCACCTGGCCTATTCGGAGAAGGTCCGAGCCCATATCTCAGAGCTGGTTCTCAAGCATACCCGGAACATCGATGCGTTTTTAGCGGAAAAATTGGGCAATATCCGGTATCTTGCCCGGCAGTTTGCGGCCATTTCACCGGACGCCGCCCCCGAGTTTCTGTCCTCCCGCCTGGCTGAACTGCGGGACGAGTACGGGGAGGTGTTCACGGACCTGGGGGTGGTGGACGCCGGGGGTACACAATTTGCCTACGAGGGGCCGTTTCGCCTGGTAAATGCCGATTACAGCAACGCAGGCTGGTTTTTAAAGGCCATGGAAAGCCCCTATTATATTTCCGATGTATTTGCCGGGCTCCGGGGGCATCCCCATTTTATCCTGGCCGTTAAGGTGGTCTGCCGGGGGCGCACCTACATCCTGAGGTCCACCATTAATTTTGCCGCCTTCAATTCCCTGGTGGAGAATGTCAGCATCGGAGAAACCGGTACAGCCTTTATCGTTAATGCCGAAGGCGAATTGCAGACCCATCCCAGGACCGGTACAGAGATATCAACGGCCGCCGTCATAACGGATCCTGGCATTTTCAGGACCGCCAACACCGTGATCCTGGAACGGGGAGACGGCAGGGGCAATACCTATATGTACGCCCTTTCCCTTCTCCAGACAGTGGACTGGCGTATGGTATTCCGACAGGACCTGAGGGATTCCCTCAGGGATCTGTGGAATGCAGAGGTGCTGACTCTGATCGTCTTTGTTCTGGGCTGTATCGCCATAATGTCGGTTTCCTTTACACTCCCCCGCAGCATTGTCAGACTCATTGCCGAGGCCGACCGGAAAAACGAAGCCATGAACAAGCAGGTGGTGGAAAGCGGCAAGCTGGCCACCATCGGTGAGCTGGCCGCCGGCATTGCCCATGAAATCAACAATCCGGTGGCCATCATGGTGGAAGAGGCCGGATGGATGGGAGACCTGCTGGAGGAGAACACCGGCACTGATCTCGGAACGACCAAGGAATTTAACCGGGCCATCAACCAGATTCAGACCCAGGGCCGGCGATGCAAGGACATCACCCACAAGCTGTTGAGCTTTGCCCGGAAGAGCGATGCCAGCGTGGCGGATATCCGAATCAACGATACCATCCGGGAGATCGTTTCCCTCACTGCCCAGATGGCCAAATATAATAATGTCGCCATTAAAACAGACCTGGCCCCCGACCTTCCCTTTATCCGCTTTTCCCCGGCCGAACTCCAGCAGGTCATTCTCAATCTCATCAACAATGCCATCGACGCCATGGACAGGGAAGGGGGCACCATCCAAATCAGCACTGCCGACACGCCCGGAGACAGCCGGTTTATCGGCATTGCCGTCCGGGACGACGGCCCGGGAATTCCCAGCCATTACCTGGACCGGATTTTTGACCCCTTTTTTACCACCAAAGCCGTGGGGCAGGGAACGGGCCTGGGGCTTTCCATCTGCTATGGCATCATACGGAAGATGGGAGGGAAAATTGAGGTTGAAAGCCAGGTGGGGCAGGGCACCTGTTTTTTTATCCACCTGCCTGTTGAAAACGTTGAAGAGGCAGAACCGCCTCCGAAGATAAAGACCTTAACCTATTCAGGAGACAAAGAAGATGAAAGTTTTATTTGTGGATGA
- a CDS encoding carboxymuconolactone decarboxylase family protein, with product MRMLAEFFPEFAEKLDEMDALYTDKRTIDEKTYQFICFALSIKGRSKPCVLKHFQGALEAGATVKELAYILALVMREAAGADDCWTHDVIGDWKEIIAGNIKCDCQK from the coding sequence ATGAGAATGCTGGCTGAATTTTTTCCGGAATTTGCAGAAAAACTGGATGAAATGGACGCGCTTTACACTGACAAAAGAACGATAGATGAAAAGACCTATCAGTTCATCTGCTTTGCACTTTCCATCAAAGGGCGGTCGAAACCCTGTGTGTTAAAGCATTTTCAAGGGGCTTTGGAAGCAGGCGCAACCGTGAAAGAACTGGCTTATATTCTTGCTTTAGTAATGAGGGAGGCGGCCGGGGCGGATGATTGCTGGACCCACGATGTAATTGGGGACTGGAAGGAAATTATCGCAGGCAATATTAAATGTGACTGCCAGAAATAA